Proteins encoded by one window of Bauldia sp.:
- the tilS gene encoding tRNA lysidine(34) synthetase TilS codes for MRAARRPSADDAPLADEELDSLFAPLAGAGLIALAVSGGADSLALLDAVDRWRGKRRVVVLTVDHRLRKGSRAEAEGVAKIAKARGLDARILTRAGARPTGDIEAAARAARYRLLLDACRDIGATHLAVAHHRDDLAETFLLRLRRGSGVFGLAAMRPVLEVGGVTIVRPFLGVPRSRLAAATAAAKLTPVVDPMNDDPRFDRARMRRLLAGEGIDATALAATAIRLADAADAIDAAASALLGDVDAWGIAWLEPAALAAAPREVQLRAVTRLLLAVGGDDYPPRHERLAALVDAMLAGPARFKRTLAGAVVELKSGRFAFSREAGRDGLPTLPAKPGAPVVWDGRYAIAVTSEAPSGLSVGPLSATAPFPALRRRGKVVAALAPGAEALPAWVSIRPLVAERLRRPPLFPDFAAAR; via the coding sequence GTGCGAGCTGCTAGGCGGCCATCTGCCGACGACGCACCGCTCGCCGACGAGGAACTCGATTCACTTTTCGCGCCGCTTGCCGGCGCCGGGCTGATCGCGCTCGCCGTTTCCGGCGGCGCGGACTCGCTGGCGCTGCTCGATGCAGTCGATCGCTGGCGCGGCAAGCGCCGCGTCGTCGTGCTGACGGTCGATCATCGCCTGCGCAAAGGCTCGCGCGCCGAGGCGGAGGGCGTCGCGAAAATCGCGAAGGCGAGGGGGCTCGATGCCCGCATCCTCACGCGCGCCGGCGCGCGCCCGACCGGCGATATCGAGGCCGCCGCCCGCGCCGCGCGCTACCGCCTGCTGCTCGACGCATGCCGCGATATCGGGGCGACGCATCTCGCGGTCGCCCATCATCGCGACGACCTTGCCGAGACTTTCCTGCTGCGGCTCAGGCGCGGCTCCGGCGTCTTCGGCTTAGCCGCGATGCGGCCGGTGCTGGAGGTTGGCGGCGTGACCATCGTGCGGCCGTTCCTCGGCGTGCCGCGCTCGCGGCTCGCGGCGGCCACGGCCGCGGCGAAGCTGACGCCGGTGGTCGATCCGATGAACGACGATCCGCGCTTCGACCGAGCGCGGATGCGCCGGCTGCTTGCCGGCGAGGGGATCGACGCCACGGCGCTGGCCGCCACGGCGATACGGCTGGCGGATGCCGCCGACGCGATCGATGCGGCGGCGTCGGCGTTGCTTGGCGACGTCGATGCGTGGGGGATCGCATGGCTGGAGCCTGCGGCCCTTGCCGCGGCGCCGCGCGAGGTCCAGCTCCGGGCGGTGACGCGGCTGTTGCTCGCGGTCGGCGGCGACGATTACCCGCCGCGCCATGAGCGGCTGGCTGCGCTGGTTGACGCGATGCTGGCGGGGCCGGCCCGGTTCAAGCGGACGCTCGCCGGTGCGGTCGTCGAGTTGAAATCCGGCCGCTTCGCCTTCAGCCGGGAGGCCGGGCGCGATGGCCTGCCCACATTGCCGGCAAAACCGGGCGCCCCCGTCGTCTGGGACGGGCGCTATGCCATCGCCGTCACAAGCGAGGCGCCGTCGGGCCTCAGCGTCGGTCCGCTGTCCGCAACCGCACCGTTTCCGGCGCTGCGGCGCCGCGGCAAGGTGGTCGCGGCGCTGGCGCCGGGCGCGGAGGCGCTGCCTGCCTGGGTTTCGATCCGCCCGCTCGTCGCCGAGCGGCTCCGGCGGCCGCCGCTGTTTCCGGACTTCGCCGCCGCCCGATAA
- the tolB gene encoding Tol-Pal system beta propeller repeat protein TolB, giving the protein MKKSALHFVLRVLAAAFAAGVAVPAHALVEIDITRGNIEPLPIAIPNFQGGGQDAKLGIDVAAIITADLKRSGLFQPIDPATFTQPNIGPNDTPRFADWKVLAAQALVTGGVQKQPDGRLRAEFHLWDVFAGQQMAGQQFFTSPDNWRRVAHIIADAIYERLTGEKGYFDSRVVFVDETGPKDNRVKRLAIMDQDGANVRYLTDGKSIELTPRFSPSSQEITYMSYAGDAGPKVYILNIETQQREPVGDFPGMTFAPRFSPDGQKVIMSLQPGTNANIFTLDLRSRRTTRLTDDAAIDTAPSYSPDGKQIVFESDRGGQPQLYVMGADGSNPHRITFGNGSYDTPVWSPRGDLIAFTRRANGQFAIGVIKPDGSGERILTEGFHNEGPTWSPNGRVIMFFRNTPGANGGPQLWTIDLTGYGEYRVPTPAFASDPAWSPLLN; this is encoded by the coding sequence ATGAAGAAATCGGCGCTCCATTTCGTGCTCCGCGTATTGGCCGCGGCATTTGCCGCCGGCGTGGCCGTGCCGGCGCACGCGCTTGTCGAGATCGACATCACGCGCGGCAACATCGAGCCGCTGCCGATCGCCATCCCGAATTTCCAGGGCGGCGGGCAGGATGCGAAACTCGGCATCGACGTCGCGGCGATCATCACCGCCGACCTGAAACGCTCCGGCCTGTTCCAGCCGATCGATCCGGCGACCTTCACGCAGCCCAACATCGGGCCGAACGACACGCCGCGGTTCGCCGACTGGAAGGTGCTGGCGGCGCAGGCGCTGGTCACCGGCGGCGTGCAGAAGCAGCCGGACGGGCGGCTCAGGGCCGAGTTCCATCTCTGGGACGTGTTCGCCGGGCAGCAGATGGCCGGGCAGCAGTTCTTCACAAGCCCGGACAACTGGCGGCGCGTCGCGCACATCATCGCCGACGCGATCTACGAACGGCTGACCGGCGAGAAGGGCTACTTCGATTCCCGCGTCGTGTTCGTCGACGAGACCGGGCCGAAGGACAATCGCGTCAAGCGCCTCGCCATCATGGATCAGGACGGCGCCAACGTGCGCTACCTCACCGACGGCAAGAGCATCGAGCTGACGCCGCGCTTCTCGCCGTCGAGCCAGGAAATCACCTACATGTCGTACGCCGGCGACGCCGGGCCGAAGGTCTATATCCTCAACATCGAGACGCAGCAGCGCGAGCCGGTCGGTGATTTCCCCGGCATGACGTTCGCGCCGCGCTTCTCGCCGGACGGGCAGAAGGTGATCATGAGCCTGCAGCCCGGCACCAACGCCAACATCTTCACGCTGGATCTTCGGTCGCGGCGCACCACGCGGCTCACCGACGACGCAGCCATCGACACAGCGCCCAGCTACTCGCCGGACGGGAAGCAGATCGTGTTCGAATCCGACCGCGGCGGACAGCCGCAGCTGTACGTCATGGGCGCCGACGGCTCGAACCCGCACCGCATCACCTTCGGCAACGGCTCCTACGACACGCCGGTGTGGTCGCCGCGCGGCGATCTGATCGCCTTCACGCGGCGGGCGAACGGGCAGTTCGCCATCGGTGTCATCAAGCCGGACGGCTCCGGCGAGCGCATCCTGACGGAAGGCTTCCACAACGAGGGGCCGACGTGGTCGCCCAACGGCCGCGTCATCATGTTCTTCCGCAACACGCCTGGCGCGAACGGCGGGCCGCAGCTCTGGACCATCGATCTCACCGGCTACGGCGAGTACCGCGTGCCGACGCCGGCGTTCGCCTCCGACCCGGCGTGGTCGCCGCTCCTCAACTGA
- the ybgF gene encoding tol-pal system protein YbgF, whose product MFLISSALPKSLVAAAAAAFLLSAASSGQAAGWPWSKPAPAPQAAADDGAVQLAQAGGDAERLNRVEQQMRDLNGQIEVLTHQLQVLQDQLKKMQDDNEYRFSELEGGAAKSAPAVAPPSNAQANAAPAAAVTKPAAVAAAPALQTPAAQAVAAAKVPADTTGLGAPPKALGQLTLDAPPVIDAPPAAAQPLDLSSLAGGADANGAPATALPPAIGDTTQVASIAPTGDARADYDQAYKLVTAGRYDIAETAFRQFLTAYPSDELAPDAQYWLGESLYAHGEYAAAAEEFKAGYTKYPKSKRAPDSLLKLGLSMAGLDYRDEACKMYALALKQYPTMSNGLRSRVKAEQASASC is encoded by the coding sequence ATGTTTCTGATCTCTTCGGCCTTGCCGAAATCGCTGGTGGCCGCGGCCGCTGCGGCGTTTCTCCTCTCCGCCGCGTCGAGCGGCCAGGCGGCCGGGTGGCCGTGGAGCAAGCCGGCCCCGGCGCCTCAGGCGGCCGCTGACGACGGCGCGGTGCAACTGGCGCAGGCCGGCGGCGATGCCGAGCGGCTCAATCGCGTCGAGCAGCAGATGCGCGATCTCAATGGCCAGATCGAGGTGCTGACACATCAGCTCCAGGTGCTGCAGGACCAACTGAAGAAGATGCAGGACGACAACGAGTATCGCTTCAGCGAGCTCGAAGGCGGCGCGGCGAAATCCGCGCCGGCCGTCGCGCCGCCATCCAATGCGCAGGCGAACGCCGCGCCTGCGGCCGCGGTGACCAAGCCGGCCGCCGTTGCCGCTGCTCCCGCCTTGCAGACGCCGGCTGCGCAGGCCGTCGCCGCGGCGAAGGTGCCCGCCGACACCACCGGGCTCGGCGCCCCGCCGAAGGCGCTCGGGCAGCTCACGCTTGACGCTCCGCCGGTGATCGATGCGCCGCCTGCGGCCGCCCAGCCGCTCGACCTGTCGTCGCTCGCCGGTGGCGCCGATGCCAACGGGGCGCCGGCGACGGCGCTGCCGCCGGCCATCGGCGACACGACGCAGGTCGCGTCGATCGCGCCAACTGGCGATGCGCGGGCCGACTACGACCAGGCGTACAAGCTGGTCACTGCCGGGCGCTACGACATCGCCGAGACGGCGTTCCGCCAGTTCCTCACGGCGTACCCGAGCGACGAGCTGGCGCCCGACGCCCAATACTGGCTGGGCGAGAGCCTCTATGCGCACGGCGAATACGCCGCGGCCGCCGAGGAGTTCAAGGCGGGCTACACCAAGTATCCGAAGAGCAAGCGCGCGCCGGACTCGCTGCTGAAGCTCGGCCTGTCGATGGCCGGCCTCGATTATCGCGATGAGGCCTGCAAGATGTACGCGCTGGCGCTGAAGCAATACCCGACGATGTCGAACGGGCTGCGCTCGCGCGTCAAGGCCGAACAGGCCAGTGCGAGCTGCTAG
- a CDS encoding tetratricopeptide repeat protein produces the protein MTPGQSIEKIRGLLGARRYADALAEAEAAAMRADSDPTLLTLQAFALLELGRNDEAMETIDRAIAAGAPTAEQMYLRFRALWQVDRTEPAIAALETATRLAPRDAHLRVILGRHRLALGDFARGWADYEQRARPTIRRDVRPWSGESLAGKHLLVVAEQGLGDTVQFCRYLPILAAMAAKVTAMVQPPLASLVASVDPSVAVTSDTKSPAPFDLRVDMLSVPFFLRTTADTIPAKVPYIGPAADKVAHWRAVIGERGPKIGIAWQGSAGRSRDDERSLPLAALTALAYRPEIRLISLQGMTGLDELAGVSVERLGPRIESNPDGIAEIAAAMQSVDLVVCSDTMTAHLAGALGVPVWVGLKADANWRWLRGQSDTPWYPTMRLFRQATAADWPPVIAAMLAALKERLA, from the coding sequence GTGACGCCGGGCCAGAGCATCGAGAAAATCCGCGGCCTGCTGGGCGCCCGGCGCTACGCCGACGCGCTTGCGGAAGCCGAGGCCGCCGCGATGCGCGCCGACAGCGACCCGACGCTGCTGACGCTCCAGGCATTCGCGCTGCTCGAACTTGGCCGCAACGACGAGGCGATGGAAACGATCGACCGCGCCATCGCCGCAGGCGCACCGACGGCGGAGCAGATGTACCTGCGCTTCCGTGCGCTCTGGCAGGTCGACCGGACCGAGCCGGCGATCGCCGCGCTGGAGACGGCGACAAGACTCGCGCCCAGGGACGCGCACCTCCGCGTCATCCTCGGCCGGCACCGCCTCGCGCTGGGCGACTTCGCGCGCGGCTGGGCCGACTACGAGCAGCGCGCGCGGCCGACGATCCGCCGCGACGTGCGCCCATGGAGCGGCGAGAGCCTCGCCGGCAAGCATCTCCTCGTCGTCGCCGAACAGGGCCTCGGCGACACCGTCCAGTTCTGCCGCTACCTGCCGATCCTCGCCGCCATGGCCGCAAAGGTGACGGCGATGGTGCAGCCTCCCCTCGCCTCTCTCGTGGCCAGCGTCGATCCGTCCGTCGCCGTCACCAGCGACACGAAATCGCCGGCGCCGTTCGATCTCCGCGTCGACATGCTGAGCGTGCCGTTCTTCCTGCGCACCACGGCCGACACGATCCCCGCGAAGGTCCCCTACATCGGGCCGGCCGCCGACAAGGTCGCGCACTGGCGCGCCGTCATCGGCGAGCGCGGACCGAAAATCGGCATCGCCTGGCAGGGCAGCGCCGGCCGCTCGCGCGACGACGAGCGCTCGCTGCCGCTGGCCGCGCTGACCGCCCTCGCCTACCGCCCGGAGATTCGCCTGATCAGCCTGCAGGGAATGACCGGCCTCGACGAACTGGCCGGGGTGAGCGTCGAGCGGCTCGGGCCGAGAATCGAATCCAACCCCGACGGCATCGCCGAGATCGCCGCCGCGATGCAGTCGGTCGATCTGGTCGTCTGCTCCGACACGATGACGGCGCATCTCGCGGGCGCGCTCGGCGTCCCCGTCTGGGTCGGCCTCAAGGCCGACGCCAACTGGCGGTGGCTGCGCGGGCAGAGCGATACGCCGTGGTATCCGACCATGCGGCTCTTCCGTCAGGCGACGGCAGCCGACTGGCCGCCGGTGATCGCAGCGATGCTGGCGGCGCTGAAAGAACGCCTCGCCTGA
- a CDS encoding outer membrane protein → MGRSKIYALLLGASAIVPAANAFAADIPEVPPPVQFHGGWYLRGDIGFSNQHVGSLFNILYDDVDSVTNVSKDFSAAPFFGLGIGFQHSDHLRFDLTGEYRGGSTFHGLDIYTDPDPATDEYTAIKSEWTFLANGYWDIGTWKGFTPFVGAGLGVSYNTISGFTDVNTPLLGVAYGATASEWNFAWALHAGLSYKVNDRLTIEAAYRYLDLGNAHTGDLVTFEGDNDVPNNPMEFHHLYSHDIKVGFRWAFDAPQQSYYPPVVKY, encoded by the coding sequence ATGGGCCGTTCGAAGATTTACGCGCTGCTCCTCGGAGCTTCCGCGATCGTTCCTGCCGCGAACGCGTTCGCCGCCGATATCCCCGAGGTTCCCCCGCCGGTGCAGTTTCACGGCGGCTGGTATCTGCGCGGCGACATCGGGTTCAGCAACCAGCACGTCGGCAGCCTGTTCAACATCCTCTACGACGACGTCGACAGCGTCACCAACGTCAGCAAGGATTTCAGCGCCGCGCCGTTCTTCGGCCTCGGCATCGGCTTCCAGCACAGCGACCACCTGCGCTTCGACCTGACCGGCGAATATCGCGGCGGCTCGACGTTTCACGGCCTCGACATCTACACGGACCCGGATCCGGCGACGGACGAATACACCGCCATCAAGTCGGAGTGGACGTTCCTCGCCAACGGCTACTGGGACATCGGCACGTGGAAAGGCTTCACGCCGTTCGTCGGCGCCGGCCTCGGCGTCAGCTACAACACGATCAGCGGCTTCACCGACGTCAACACGCCGTTGCTCGGCGTCGCCTACGGCGCCACCGCTTCCGAGTGGAACTTCGCCTGGGCGCTGCACGCCGGCCTGTCCTACAAGGTCAACGATCGCCTGACGATCGAGGCGGCCTACCGCTACCTCGACCTCGGCAACGCGCACACGGGTGACCTCGTCACGTTCGAGGGCGACAACGACGTGCCCAACAACCCGATGGAGTTCCACCACCTCTACTCGCACGACATCAAGGTCGGCTTCCGCTGGGCCTTCGATGCTCCGCAGCAGTCGTACTACCCGCCTGTCGTAAAGTACTAA
- the serA gene encoding phosphoglycerate dehydrogenase has protein sequence MAPRVLVSDKLSKTAVQIFSDHGIEVDYQPDLGKDKEKLLAIIGNYDGLAIRSATKVTEKLLGAAGKLRVIGRAGIGVDNVDVPAASARGIIVMNTPFGNSITTAEHAIAMMFAVARQLPEANASTQAGKWEKNRFMGVEITAKTLGVIGCGNIGSIVAARGVGLKMKVIAFDPFLSEERASQLGVDKVELDELFRRSDFITLHTPLTEKTKNIIDAAAIAKMKNGVRIINCARGGLVDEDALADAIKAGKVAGAGVDVFVTEPAESSVLFGLPNVVCTPHLGAATTEAQENVALQVAEQMSDYLISGAVANALNMPSITAEEAPRLKPFVRLAENLGSFAGQLTETHITGVTIEYAGDVAEMNTKALTAALLAGLLRPMLSEINMVNAPIVAKERGMKVDEVRQSQRGAYGTYIRLTVRTENMERSVAGTVFSDGRPRIIQIKDIGLEAGFGANMLYVTNKDRPGFIGRLGTLLGNEKVNIASFNLGRSAAGQDAISLIEVDGAIGDAVLANVAKLEGVIQAKRVTF, from the coding sequence ATGGCCCCGCGCGTCCTCGTCTCCGACAAGCTTTCCAAGACCGCCGTGCAGATCTTCTCCGACCACGGCATCGAGGTCGATTACCAGCCCGATCTCGGCAAGGACAAGGAGAAGCTGCTGGCGATCATCGGCAACTACGATGGCCTCGCCATCCGCTCGGCGACCAAGGTGACCGAGAAGCTGCTCGGCGCGGCCGGCAAGCTGCGCGTCATCGGGCGGGCCGGCATCGGCGTCGACAACGTCGATGTGCCCGCGGCGAGCGCGCGCGGCATCATCGTGATGAACACGCCGTTCGGCAATTCGATCACGACGGCCGAGCACGCCATCGCCATGATGTTCGCGGTGGCGCGGCAACTGCCCGAGGCGAACGCCTCGACGCAGGCAGGCAAGTGGGAAAAGAACCGCTTCATGGGCGTCGAGATCACGGCCAAGACGCTGGGCGTCATCGGCTGCGGCAATATCGGCTCGATCGTCGCGGCGCGCGGCGTCGGCCTGAAGATGAAAGTGATCGCGTTCGATCCGTTCCTGTCAGAGGAGCGGGCGTCGCAGCTTGGTGTCGACAAGGTTGAGCTCGACGAACTGTTTCGCCGCTCCGATTTCATCACGCTGCACACGCCGCTGACCGAGAAGACCAAGAACATCATCGACGCGGCGGCGATCGCGAAGATGAAGAACGGCGTGCGCATCATCAATTGCGCCCGCGGCGGGCTGGTGGATGAAGATGCGCTGGCGGACGCGATCAAGGCGGGCAAGGTCGCCGGCGCCGGTGTCGATGTGTTCGTCACCGAGCCGGCGGAGTCTTCGGTTCTGTTCGGGCTGCCCAATGTCGTCTGCACGCCGCATCTCGGCGCGGCGACGACCGAGGCGCAGGAGAACGTCGCGCTGCAGGTGGCCGAGCAGATGTCGGACTACCTGATCAGCGGCGCGGTCGCCAACGCGCTCAACATGCCGTCGATCACGGCGGAAGAGGCGCCGCGGCTGAAGCCGTTCGTGCGCTTGGCGGAGAACCTCGGCTCGTTCGCCGGGCAGCTCACCGAGACGCACATCACCGGCGTCACGATCGAGTACGCCGGCGACGTCGCCGAGATGAACACCAAGGCGCTGACCGCGGCGCTGCTCGCCGGGCTGCTGCGGCCGATGCTGTCGGAGATCAACATGGTCAACGCGCCGATCGTGGCGAAGGAGCGCGGCATGAAGGTCGACGAGGTGCGGCAGTCGCAGCGCGGCGCCTACGGCACCTACATCCGCCTGACGGTGCGGACGGAAAACATGGAGCGTTCGGTCGCCGGCACGGTGTTCTCCGACGGTCGGCCGCGCATCATCCAGATCAAGGATATCGGGCTGGAGGCCGGCTTCGGCGCCAACATGCTCTACGTCACCAACAAGGATAGGCCGGGCTTCATCGGCCGGCTCGGCACGCTGCTCGGCAATGAGAAGGTGAACATTGCGTCGTTCAATCTCGGCCGCTCGGCGGCGGGGCAGGACGCGATCTCGCTGATCGAGGTCGACGGCGCGATCGGCGATGCGGTGCTTGCCAACGTGGCGAAGCTCGAGGGCGTCATCCAGGCGAAGCGCGTCACGTTCTAG
- a CDS encoding phosphoserine transaminase gives MTTAVPGKKPTNPNFSSGPCAKRPGWSLDALKGAALGRSHRAKIGKQKLKAAIDLTREVLQVPADYLIGIVPASDTGAMEMALWSLLGARGVDVLAWESFGLGWVTDVVKQLKLPDVRTIKADYGKLPDLKQVDFKRDVVFTWNGTTSGVRVPNGDWIAADREGLTICDATSAAFAQNLAFDKLDVVTFSWQKALGGEAAHGMLVLSPRAVKRLETYVPAWPMPKLFRMTKGGKLIDGIFVGETINTPSMLCVEDYLDALNWAKQVGGLKGLAARADANFKVLADWAAKTPWIDFFAEDPAARSNTSITLKIVDPDVARLDVAGQEAFLKAISARLDKEGVAYDINFHRDAPPHFRIWGGATIEASDLAIVTEWLDWGYAAEKANLKVAA, from the coding sequence ATGACGACCGCCGTTCCGGGCAAGAAGCCCACCAATCCCAATTTTTCATCCGGACCCTGCGCCAAGCGACCTGGCTGGTCGCTCGATGCGCTGAAGGGTGCAGCGCTCGGCCGTTCTCACCGCGCCAAGATCGGCAAGCAGAAGCTCAAGGCCGCGATCGACCTGACGCGCGAAGTGCTCCAGGTGCCGGCCGACTATCTCATCGGCATCGTGCCGGCCTCCGACACCGGCGCGATGGAAATGGCGCTGTGGTCGCTACTCGGTGCCCGCGGCGTCGATGTGCTTGCCTGGGAGTCGTTCGGCCTCGGCTGGGTCACCGACGTGGTCAAGCAGCTCAAGCTGCCGGACGTGCGCACCATCAAGGCCGACTACGGCAAGCTGCCCGACCTGAAGCAGGTCGATTTCAAGCGCGACGTCGTCTTCACCTGGAACGGCACGACGTCGGGCGTGCGCGTGCCGAACGGCGACTGGATCGCGGCCGACCGCGAGGGCCTGACGATCTGCGACGCGACCTCGGCCGCGTTCGCGCAGAACCTCGCCTTCGACAAGCTCGATGTCGTCACCTTTTCCTGGCAGAAGGCGCTCGGCGGCGAGGCGGCGCACGGCATGCTCGTGCTTTCGCCGCGCGCCGTGAAGCGGCTCGAGACGTACGTGCCGGCGTGGCCGATGCCGAAGCTGTTCCGCATGACCAAGGGCGGCAAGCTGATCGACGGCATCTTCGTCGGCGAGACGATCAACACGCCGTCGATGCTGTGCGTCGAGGATTATCTCGATGCCCTCAACTGGGCGAAGCAGGTCGGCGGGCTCAAGGGCCTCGCGGCGCGCGCCGACGCCAACTTCAAGGTGCTCGCCGACTGGGCGGCGAAGACGCCGTGGATCGACTTCTTCGCCGAGGATCCGGCGGCGCGTTCCAACACGTCGATCACGCTCAAGATCGTCGATCCGGACGTGGCCCGCCTCGACGTCGCCGGACAGGAGGCGTTCCTCAAGGCGATCTCCGCGCGTCTCGACAAGGAAGGTGTCGCCTACGACATCAACTTCCACCGCGATGCGCCGCCGCACTTCCGCATCTGGGGCGGGGCGACGATCGAGGCCAGCGATCTCGCGATCGTCACCGAGTGGCTCGACTGGGGCTATGCGGCCGAGAAGGCGAACCTCAAGGTCGCGGCCTAA
- the pal gene encoding peptidoglycan-associated lipoprotein Pal, giving the protein MVNFLKVSRSAGLIATIAVALLLAACAKNPSEPGGLGLGVAGGAGAATPGSTQDFVVNVGDRVFFETDSPELTAQSRATLDRQAQWLNQYSRYTFTIEGHADERGTREYNIALGARRATTVQDYLIAHGVAANRMRTISYGKERPVAVCDDISCWSQNRRAVTVINNAGT; this is encoded by the coding sequence ATGGTGAATTTTCTGAAGGTTTCGCGGAGCGCGGGTTTGATCGCGACGATCGCGGTCGCCTTGCTGCTCGCGGCATGCGCCAAGAATCCGAGCGAGCCGGGTGGTCTGGGTCTCGGCGTCGCCGGTGGCGCTGGGGCGGCGACGCCGGGTTCGACGCAGGATTTCGTCGTCAACGTCGGCGACCGCGTCTTCTTCGAGACCGATTCGCCGGAGCTCACCGCCCAGTCGCGCGCCACGCTCGACCGCCAGGCGCAGTGGCTCAACCAGTATTCGCGCTACACCTTCACCATCGAGGGCCACGCCGACGAGCGCGGCACGCGCGAATACAACATCGCGCTAGGCGCGCGCCGTGCCACCACCGTGCAGGACTACCTGATCGCGCACGGCGTCGCGGCTAACCGCATGCGCACGATTTCCTACGGCAAGGAGCGGCCGGTGGCCGTGTGTGACGACATCTCGTGCTGGTCGCAGAACCGGCGCGCGGTGACCGTCATCAACAACGCCGGCACCTGA